One genomic segment of Oncorhynchus mykiss isolate Arlee chromosome 10, USDA_OmykA_1.1, whole genome shotgun sequence includes these proteins:
- the LOC110534744 gene encoding uncharacterized protein LOC110534744 isoform X1 has product MSHELAFRCRVTSIMEALTATVVQEICQFMGESYAALRVEMLQEQNKKETRMEKPANCPNNFSKPVCPPSLGNFPIVGQILNKQEANYHWLEDGAVFEGLASPVPDTERQEPSQPPGQITDTVPWPVWLIKQEEMADDDLESEGYGEWIPETPKASQNITGESDEEERSQASGASRELGLDDFKREQSPLLVSAEDAVTPIKTKYKARMLEHTGKPRFRCDVCGEKFQCQSGLTRHQRHKHNTVKTYSCTVCGKGFTYIKSLNTHELTHSDVSISSTITLDEAKARKRGLTDEPTDRNAARDMISAILHSKPGGEKVFQEYGKTKGLTDSTRRLMVNIIVADMMENHGRIPPSSVRTNYALGIVTLFPYLNDPDSEHGYEQYYDAATGSGYLTWRIKTVGRNKSCKTKRRTKSTYQNGPKAQHSSPSAVEELLGDECKDEQVSMSEVLICSVGSDSSGSALTLEKSKARKRRLTDEPTDRNAARDMISAILHSKPGGEKVFQEYGKTKGLTDSTRRLMVNIIVADMMENHGRIPPSSVRTNYALGIVTLFPYLNDPDSEHGYEKYYDAASGSGYLAWRIKTVGRNTSCKTKKRTKPTYQNGPKAQRSCPSAVEQLSGDECREAISVLQHTTTNESLVREKMMATFQYRQQVVHDPGKSSTVLDVFPRFLDTTGLINQDFTRLFGEVVSGTFMAKWPTFFKPRVIADCKTLPFSEPVEDLLSSAQQESNDYGWESDLAAILLLLHLLPPTSKGPKTAKIRTSQAADHLVRFMKVGTSMVTFLETVGYEQQPFLLCVGERKNSLQKFYIVVDQKAIPCKAQTSVAAFDELFKAHYVFSVSYHEALCNFYTFIQTTVYGIDVGKAKESSRVKEIRVRLLNKDQGSGAAGAQGRSGAAGAQGSSAPALFAI; this is encoded by the exons ATGTCGCACGAACTCGCTTTTCGTTGTCGCGTCACCTCCATTATGGAAGCTTTGACAGCAACAGTCGTGCAAGAAATCTGTCAATTTATGGGAGAAAGCTATGCTGCTCTTCGAGTGGAAATGTTGCAAGAACAAAATAAAAAAGAGACAAGGATGGAGAAGCCAGCGAACTGCCCCAATAACTTTTCAAAACCTG TTTGCCCACCAAGTTTGGGAAACTTTCCAATCGTGGGGCAGATCCTGAATAAACAAGAGGCCAACTATCATTGGCTAGAAGACGGTGCTGTTTTTGAAGGCCTAGCATCACCGGTGCCAGATACGGAGAGACAAGAGCCATCACAGCCCCCTGGTCAGATTACAGACACG GTACCATGGCCAGTATGGCTCATCAAACAGGAGGAAATGGCTGATGATGATTTGGAATCGGAAG GTTACGGCGAGTGGATTCCAGAGACTCCCAAGGCAAGCCAGAATATCACAGGAGAaagtgatgaggaagagagaaGTCAAGCCTCTGGGGCATCCAGAGAACTTGGACTCGACGACTTCAAGAGAGAACAGAGTCCGTTGCTGGTGTCAGCTGAGGATGCTGTGACACCCATAAAGACAAAGTATAAAGCACGCATGTTAGAACACACTGGGAAGCCACGTTTCCGCTGCGATGTCTGCGGTGAGAAATTCCAGTGTCAGAGCGGCTTGACCAGGCACCAGCGGCACAAACACAACACCGTGAAAACCTACAGTTGCACTGTGTGTGGGAAAGGGTTCACCTACATCAAATCTCTCAACACGCATGAGCTCACGCACTCTGATGTCTCCATCAGTTCAACTATAACTCTGGATGAAGCCAAGGCAAGGAAAAGAGGTCTGACCGATGAACCCACAGACAGAAATGCAGCAAGAGAT ATGATCAGTGCCATCCTTCACTCAAAGCCAGGTGGAGAAAAGGTGTTCCAGGAGTATGGGAAAACCAAAGGTCTTACGGATAGCACACGGAGACTGATGGTGAACATTATTGTGGCCGACATGATGGAAAATCATGG TAGGATCCCCCCATCAAGTGTCCGCACCAACTACGCCCTGGGGATTGTGACTTTATTCCCCTACTTGAATGATCCAGATTCAGAGCATGGTTAT GAACAATATTACGACGCAGCTACTGGGTCTGGTTATCTGACCTGGAGAATAAAGACAGTGGGGCGCAACAAATCATGTAAGACCAAGAGGAGAACCAAGTCCACCTATCAAAATGGTCCAAAGGCTCAACACAGTTCCCCTTCAGCTGTTGAGGAACTGTTAGGTGATGAATGCAAAG ATGAACAAGTGTCCATGTCTGAGGTCTTGATCTGCTCAGTTGGGTCTGATTCCTCTGGATCAGCTTTAACTCTGGAAAAATCCAAGGCACGAaaaagacgtctgactgatgaacCTACAGACCGAAATGCGGCAAGAGAT ATGATCAGTGCCATCCTTCACTCAAAGCCAGGTGGAGAAAAGGTGTTCCAGGAGTATGGGAAAACCAAAGGTCTTACGGATAGCACACGGAGACTGATGGTGAACATTATTGTGGCCGACATGATGGAAAATCATGG GAGGATCCCCCCATCAAGTGTCCGCACCAACTACGCCCTGGGGATTGTGACTTTATTCCCCTACTTGAATGATCCAGATTCAGAGCATGGCTAT GAAAAATATTACGATGCAGCTAGTGGATCTGGTTACCTGGCCTGGAGAATAAAGACAGTGGGGCGCAACACGTCATGTAAGACCAAGAAGAGAACCAAGCCCACCTATCAAAATGGTCCCAAGGCTCAGCGAAGTTGCCCTTCAGCTGTTGAGCAACTTTCGGGGGATGAATGCAGAGAGGCGATATCTGTGCTTCAGCATACAACAACTAATGAGTCACTGGTTCGAGAGAAGATGATGGCGACGTTCCAATACAGACAGCAGGTGGTTCATGATCCGGGGAAGTCCTCAACTGTCCTAGATGTCTTCCCCAGATTCCTTGACACTACAGGCTTG atCAACCAAGATTTCACCAGACTTTTCGGAGAGGTGGTTTCTGGGACATTTATGGCGAAGTGGCCAACATTTTTCAAACCCAGGGTCATCGCAGATTGCAAAACCCTTCCCTTCAGCGAACCTGTGGAAGACCTCCTCTCATCTGCTCAGCAGGAATCCAATGATTATG GATGGGAGAGTGActtggcagccattttgttgctTCTGCATCTCCTACCCCCGACCTCAAAGGGCCCAAAGACCGCAAAGATCCGTACCTCTCAAGCTGCTGACCATCTGGTTAGATTTATGAAG GTAGGGACAAGTATGGTGACCTTCCTTGAGACAGTTGGATATGAGCAGCAGCCCTTCCTCCTCTGTGTCGGTGAAAGGAAGAACAGCCTTCAGAAGTTTTACATCGTCGTTGACCAGAAGGCCATCCCGTGCAAGGCCCAAACATCAGTGGCAGCTTTTGACGAGCTCTTTAAGGCACACTATGTCTTCAGTGTGTCCTACCATGAAGCGTTGTGTAACTTCTACACATTCATCCAGACCACCGTGTACGGTATCGACGTGGGGAAGGCAAAGGAGTCCTCAAGAGTCAAGGAGATTAGAGTAAGGCTGCTTAACAAAGACCAGGGGAGTGGTGCTGCCGGAGCACAAGGGAGGAGTGGTGCCGCCGGAGCGCAAGGGAGCAGCGCTCCCGCCCTTTTTGCAATTTGA